The proteins below come from a single Mangifera indica cultivar Alphonso chromosome 16, CATAS_Mindica_2.1, whole genome shotgun sequence genomic window:
- the LOC123198486 gene encoding probable esterase KAI2 produces the protein MGIVEEAHNIKVVGSGEQTIVLAHGFGTDQSVWKHLVPHLLEDYRVVLYDNMGSGATNPDYFDFNRYATLEGYAYDLLAIFEELKIESCIFVGHSVSCMVGAMASISRPDLFTKIVMISGSPRYLNDVDYFGGFEQEDLYQLFEAMRSNYKAWCSGFAPLIVGSDMDSVAVQEFSRTLFNMRPDIALSVAQTIFQSDMREILSLVTVPCHIIQSMKDLAVPVVVSEYLHQNLGGDSIVEVMSSDGHLPQLSSPDIVIPVLLRHIRQDIAQ, from the exons ATGGGAATCGTAGAAGAAGCTCACAACATCAAGGTCGTCGGCTCCGGCGAGCAAACAATCGTCTTGGCGCACGGCTTCGGCACCGACCAGTCGGTGTGGAAGCACCTCGTCCCCCATCTCCTCGAAGATTATCGCGTCGTTTTGTATGATAACATGGGCTCCGGCGCCACCAATCCTGACTACTTCGATTTCAACAGATACGCAACTCTTGAAGGTTATGCCTACGATTTGCTTGCGATTTTTGAAGAGCTGAAAATTGAGTCCTGTATTTTCGTCGGGCATTCTGTTTCTTGCATGGTTGGGGCCATGGCCTCCATCTCCCGCCCTGATCTCTTCACCAAAATCGTCATGATCTCCGGTTCCCCGAG GTATTTGAATGATGTGGATTACTTTGGAGGTTTTGAGCAAGAAGATCTCTACCAGCTATTTGAAGCCATGAGGTCCAATTACAAGGCGTGGTGTTCAGGTTTCGCACCGCTAATTGTGGGCAGCGACATGGACTCGGTGGCGGTTCAAGAATTCAGCCGAACCCTGTTCAACATGCGACCAGACATAGCCTTGAGTGTGGCCCAAACCATATTCCAGAGTGACATGAGGGAAATTCTAAGCCTAGTCACTGTGCCCTGCCACATCATCCAAAGTATGAAGGACTTGGCCGTGCCGGTGGTGGTCTCCGAATATCTTCACCAAAACCTCGGTGGCGATTCGATAGTTGAAGTGATGTCATCAGACGGACACTTGCCACAGTTGAGCTCGCCGGATATTGTCATTCCTGTGCTACTTAGACACATTCGTCAGGATATTGCACAGTGA